The Nostoc sp. 'Lobaria pulmonaria (5183) cyanobiont' genome window below encodes:
- a CDS encoding response regulator transcription factor — MNVLFVEDEAKIANFVRAGLKEQGFVVDYCDNGDDGYLRALDNEYDAIILDIMMPGKDGLSILKLLRRQGRNAPVILLTARNELDDRLQGLNLGADDYIAKPFFVEELAARIHAVVRRSVSDRQNLLCVGPIKLDRITREVTCNHQAIELTSREFNLLEYLMRSPGRVFTRTQILEHVWGYDFNPNTNVVDVCIQRIRKKLDPLDEAVWIESIRGVGYRFRKPDS, encoded by the coding sequence GTGAACGTTCTGTTTGTTGAAGATGAAGCGAAAATTGCTAACTTTGTCCGGGCTGGACTCAAGGAGCAGGGATTTGTTGTAGACTACTGCGATAACGGTGATGACGGATATCTGCGGGCGTTAGACAACGAATATGATGCGATTATACTCGACATTATGATGCCGGGAAAAGATGGACTATCGATTCTAAAACTATTACGGCGGCAAGGTCGGAATGCTCCGGTGATTTTGTTGACGGCTCGGAATGAGCTAGACGATCGCTTGCAAGGGCTAAATTTGGGAGCGGATGACTATATCGCTAAACCGTTTTTTGTGGAAGAGTTAGCGGCTAGAATTCATGCGGTTGTGCGCCGGAGTGTGAGCGATCGCCAAAATCTGCTTTGCGTTGGGCCGATCAAACTCGATCGGATCACCAGAGAAGTCACTTGCAATCACCAGGCGATAGAACTCACCAGCCGCGAGTTTAATCTTCTGGAATATCTCATGCGTTCTCCCGGACGGGTTTTCACTCGTACCCAAATCTTGGAACACGTTTGGGGCTACGACTTTAACCCCAACACCAACGTTGTGGATGTTTGTATCCAGCGAATTCGTAAAAAGCTTGACCCCCTTGATGAAGCAGTCTGGATTGAAAGCATTCGAGGGGTTGGATATCGATTTCGCAAGCCAGATTCTTGA
- a CDS encoding APC family permease, whose amino-acid sequence MTPATNSSNESPKLQRNTLQLRHAIVMAVAAMSPVGAIFFNTIPQAGLVGAAMPLCYIIGFGVALLVAHQISILAAEFPTSGSLYTFVTQGLGVRWGFLAGWLSLISFGVAIAFVFLVMSANFQDLLLHWFGVHLNWTLWYCLFALIVGAVCYRGIRFSLQLDLTLLMFELGVCLLLALIVFIQAGKTGQLTLVPFTLTGLPQQNNLVAGIILSILSFVGFESATTLGEEIQNPRQSIPKATTITLVLVGVFYVLMSYVATVGYGIHNMVAFAQDAAPFDTIARHVWGNGFALLIDFAGIMAGYACAVAFLNGAARIVYAISREELFPQWLAHIHPTYHTPTNAILGLSGSSAFVGLGLGMLWTPIQAFAFLGTVLTLAALAIYGLTSLACFRYFSTNRRAQLEQNSTIRFGWLRYVLLPWLSIIAIIGVLVGTLYPPPPAPLHLAPVVVLIWLLLGIGVLRFLQTHKPEAIRQAGRLFVVDETETLS is encoded by the coding sequence ATGACACCTGCAACAAATTCTTCAAACGAATCCCCAAAGCTGCAACGCAATACGCTGCAATTGCGCCATGCGATCGTCATGGCAGTCGCTGCGATGTCTCCGGTGGGTGCCATCTTTTTTAATACCATTCCCCAAGCGGGACTCGTCGGTGCAGCAATGCCGTTGTGCTACATCATTGGTTTTGGGGTGGCTCTGCTGGTTGCTCATCAAATCAGCATACTCGCAGCCGAGTTCCCCACAAGTGGCTCATTGTATACCTTTGTGACTCAAGGATTAGGAGTGCGCTGGGGCTTTCTCGCTGGCTGGTTGAGTTTAATTTCCTTTGGTGTAGCTATTGCCTTTGTCTTTCTAGTAATGAGTGCGAATTTTCAAGATTTGTTGCTGCACTGGTTTGGCGTACACCTAAACTGGACATTATGGTATTGCTTGTTCGCTTTGATCGTCGGGGCAGTATGTTATCGCGGCATTCGCTTCTCGCTGCAATTGGATCTGACGCTATTGATGTTTGAACTCGGCGTTTGTCTGTTGCTGGCGCTCATCGTGTTCATTCAAGCTGGCAAAACCGGACAACTGACGCTTGTACCCTTCACGCTGACGGGATTACCACAGCAGAACAATCTGGTTGCCGGGATCATTTTGTCCATCCTTAGTTTCGTCGGGTTTGAATCCGCAACCACGTTGGGTGAAGAAATTCAAAATCCTCGCCAGTCAATTCCAAAAGCGACGACGATCACCTTAGTCTTAGTCGGCGTGTTCTATGTGCTGATGTCGTATGTGGCAACGGTGGGATATGGCATTCATAACATGGTAGCCTTTGCTCAAGATGCTGCCCCCTTTGATACGATCGCACGTCACGTTTGGGGCAATGGGTTTGCCTTATTGATTGATTTTGCCGGAATTATGGCTGGATATGCCTGTGCCGTTGCCTTTCTCAATGGTGCTGCTCGGATTGTCTATGCCATCAGTCGAGAAGAACTGTTTCCCCAGTGGTTGGCGCACATTCATCCTACCTATCACACACCGACAAATGCCATTCTCGGATTGAGTGGCAGTTCTGCATTTGTGGGGCTGGGGTTGGGAATGCTGTGGACACCGATTCAGGCGTTTGCGTTTCTGGGTACAGTTTTAACGCTCGCTGCCCTTGCGATCTATGGATTAACTAGTTTGGCGTGTTTTCGATATTTCTCCACAAACCGCCGCGCTCAGTTGGAGCAAAACTCTACGATTCGCTTTGGTTGGTTGCGTTATGTTCTGCTACCTTGGCTCTCGATAATCGCGATTATTGGTGTTCTAGTTGGCACTCTTTATCCCCCTCCACCAGCACCGCTTCACTTAGCACCAGTTGTCGTCTTAATTTGGCTATTGCTAGGCATTGGAGTGTTAAGGTTCCTGCAAACTCACAAACCCGAAGCTATTCGTCAAGCAGGTAGACTATTTGTCGTTGATGAAACTGAAACCCTCAGTTAG
- a CDS encoding ATP-binding protein translates to MKLPSFRLRIALLSAALAGSTLVGFGAVSWFQIYNAKISRLDAELLNHLMRATPNFPPREEPAGGAASPRRETLGDRSRWQFYEDSLSYAFGTNTKTPVALVVLDTNNNILYQSNSLAADLEVNRLLLKRLELTPLPPPPKREPPPLPSNTNPSLQRPPLIRPRPPQFVTEQTATAVWRIGAAKFPNAQIAIAVSLQAVDQEMATIRNIFLVSIPGALLLVAVGAWLVSGGALRPIRQLTGVIQQVTVKGLDQRIPIGTTDVEFVELIQVFNLMLSRLERSFTQASRFSGDAAHELKTPLTILQGELERTLQQVDPGSEVQQRLSNLLDEVRRLSGIMRKLLLLSLADAGKMSLYLVEVDMSELLMEMLEDVEMLAPHLTVQTDFIDGLRVKGDRDLLIQVLQNLFSNAIKYNLANGWIQIRTHQTPTNFHVTIVNASKDIPLSDRDRIFDRFYRGDPSRNRKVEGIGLGLSLAREIARAHHGDLTLDLTPSGQTAFTLTLPMK, encoded by the coding sequence ATGAAACTCCCTTCCTTTCGACTCCGCATTGCTCTGTTGTCTGCGGCTCTAGCTGGCAGCACATTAGTCGGATTTGGCGCGGTTTCCTGGTTTCAGATTTACAATGCTAAGATTAGCCGCCTAGATGCAGAACTATTAAATCACTTGATGCGGGCAACTCCGAACTTCCCTCCACGAGAGGAACCTGCCGGTGGCGCAGCGTCTCCCAGAAGAGAAACCTTAGGCGATCGCTCGCGATGGCAGTTTTACGAAGATTCCTTATCTTATGCTTTCGGAACCAATACAAAAACCCCCGTCGCCCTAGTGGTGCTGGACACAAACAACAACATACTTTATCAATCAAACTCCCTAGCTGCCGACCTTGAGGTGAATCGTCTGTTGCTTAAGCGTCTTGAGTTGACACCTCTACCACCGCCCCCGAAGAGAGAACCACCACCTTTACCCTCTAATACAAATCCATCGCTCCAGCGCCCACCGCTAATTCGTCCACGCCCACCTCAATTTGTTACAGAGCAGACGGCAACAGCAGTCTGGCGGATTGGGGCAGCTAAATTTCCCAATGCTCAGATTGCCATTGCCGTTAGCTTGCAAGCCGTAGATCAAGAAATGGCTACCATTCGCAATATCTTTCTGGTTTCAATTCCGGGAGCGCTGCTGCTGGTTGCGGTGGGAGCATGGTTAGTTTCTGGTGGTGCTTTGCGTCCCATCCGGCAATTAACGGGCGTAATTCAACAGGTAACTGTCAAAGGGCTAGATCAGCGGATTCCCATTGGGACAACTGATGTTGAATTTGTCGAACTGATTCAGGTGTTTAACCTGATGTTGTCACGCTTGGAACGTAGTTTTACCCAAGCTTCCCGCTTTAGTGGTGACGCAGCCCATGAACTGAAAACCCCACTAACTATTTTGCAAGGCGAACTAGAACGAACACTCCAACAGGTCGATCCCGGTAGTGAAGTACAACAGCGCTTAAGCAATTTGTTAGATGAGGTGCGCCGCCTGAGTGGAATTATGCGAAAACTCTTGTTGCTATCTCTGGCAGATGCCGGAAAAATGAGCTTGTATCTGGTTGAAGTGGATATGTCTGAGTTGCTGATGGAGATGCTAGAAGATGTGGAAATGCTAGCTCCCCATTTGACAGTGCAAACTGACTTTATTGATGGGTTGCGCGTAAAAGGCGATCGCGATCTTTTAATTCAAGTTTTGCAAAACCTGTTCAGTAATGCGATCAAATACAATCTCGCCAACGGCTGGATACAGATTCGTACTCATCAAACTCCCACAAATTTCCATGTCACAATTGTCAATGCATCAAAAGATATTCCACTCAGCGATCGCGATCGCATTTTTGACCGATTTTATCGTGGCGATCCCTCACGTAACCGCAAGGTAGAAGGAATCGGACTAGGACTCAGCCTAGCCCGAGAAATTGCCAGGGCACATCATGGCGACCTTACCCTTGACTTAACACCTTCTGGTCAAACAGCGTTCACCCTTACCTTACCGATGAAGTAA
- a CDS encoding Ig-like domain-containing protein, which produces MIYKIKPKILVLAIVQGIAFQPNNAPVPSGYIKDIGQAYNDTRGFGWVREDSLGNTTPTPLDIQLNTRHRNQSGIDQRLNRLIHLQYPLSSAGTAVRIPAAWEYALSKGSYNVTVSVGDASNTVNSKHQINIEGRAAISGFVPTATKKFAAITRIVNVGDGKLTIDAKGGKNTKLNYIAIAPGNHPSVRTTNPNDGQTNLSPDISITADLNLPNSGIAVNTISASTIKLIDSSTNTQVNANYNTSGGGDVIVVSPINRLKNNTKYLLKITDGVKDSNGVAFLPYSISFTTGTFVKPVSNITFEQVSLANVPVKPYTTVLIGPDNKLYAATLLGEILRFPINADGTLGTPQTISSLQTANGGNRTIVGMHFDPSSINANNLILWVTNNYYWNGTVDAPEWSGKITRLSGTNLETVKDYVVDLPRSSRDHLTNSIEFKPNEPNVLYVLQGSNSSTGAPNTVWSNRPEQLLTAAVLRVDLSKITSPPLSVKTEDGGTYNPFNPGASVTIFASGIRNGYDLVWHSNGQLYVPTNGSAAGGNTPNTPISLPVACQNRIDKATNGAYTSPSVPALSSLGTQLDFLFRVVKNGYYGHPNPKRCEWVLSGGNPTTGKDPVQINEYPIGTLPDRNWKGIAFDFGEHISPDGIIEYRSNVLGGQLQGKLLVTRFSSGKDIIVLTPGGANLDIVNSQTGITGFTGFNPSPLDLIENPTNGNLYVAQLSQETGMGKITLLRPLK; this is translated from the coding sequence ATGATTTACAAGATCAAACCCAAAATACTGGTATTAGCAATTGTTCAAGGGATTGCTTTTCAACCAAATAACGCTCCTGTACCATCTGGGTATATTAAAGATATCGGTCAAGCCTACAATGATACTAGAGGCTTTGGTTGGGTGCGTGAAGATAGCTTAGGCAATACTACACCCACTCCCCTTGATATCCAACTCAATACACGCCATCGCAACCAAAGTGGCATCGATCAACGATTAAATAGACTGATTCATCTGCAATATCCTCTTAGCAGTGCGGGAACAGCAGTCAGGATACCTGCTGCTTGGGAATATGCCCTATCTAAAGGTTCCTACAATGTGACTGTTAGCGTCGGTGATGCTAGTAATACTGTAAATAGTAAGCACCAGATTAATATAGAAGGGAGGGCTGCTATTTCTGGCTTTGTACCAACAGCAACCAAAAAGTTTGCCGCAATTACCCGGATTGTTAATGTTGGCGATGGCAAACTCACAATTGATGCTAAAGGTGGTAAGAATACCAAGCTCAACTATATTGCGATCGCACCAGGTAATCATCCCTCGGTGAGAACGACCAATCCCAATGATGGTCAGACAAATCTCTCGCCAGATATCTCGATTACAGCAGACCTAAATCTGCCCAACAGTGGGATTGCGGTTAATACTATTTCCGCCTCAACCATCAAGCTGATCGATAGCAGTACTAATACACAAGTCAATGCCAATTACAACACTTCCGGTGGCGGAGATGTGATTGTAGTGTCTCCGATAAATCGTCTCAAGAACAACACCAAATATTTGTTAAAAATCACCGACGGGGTTAAAGATAGCAATGGTGTTGCATTCTTACCGTATAGCATCAGTTTCACAACAGGCACTTTTGTAAAACCAGTAAGCAATATTACTTTCGAGCAAGTCTCACTAGCGAATGTACCTGTCAAACCTTACACCACAGTATTGATTGGGCCTGACAATAAACTCTATGCTGCTACCTTACTAGGTGAGATTTTGCGTTTCCCGATCAATGCTGATGGCACTCTGGGCACGCCACAAACGATTTCCTCATTGCAGACTGCAAATGGTGGTAATCGAACGATCGTTGGTATGCACTTCGATCCCTCATCAATAAATGCTAACAACCTAATTCTCTGGGTAACAAATAACTACTACTGGAATGGAACTGTTGATGCGCCAGAGTGGAGTGGTAAGATTACTCGTTTAAGCGGTACCAATCTAGAGACTGTAAAAGACTATGTGGTTGATTTACCACGGTCTAGTCGGGATCATCTAACCAATAGCATTGAGTTTAAGCCCAATGAGCCAAATGTGCTGTATGTGTTGCAGGGTAGTAATAGTAGTACAGGCGCACCAAACACTGTCTGGAGTAATCGTCCTGAGCAGTTGTTAACTGCTGCTGTATTACGAGTTGACCTGTCCAAAATCACCTCACCTCCTTTAAGTGTTAAGACGGAGGATGGAGGTACTTATAACCCCTTTAATCCGGGAGCGTCTGTAACTATCTTTGCTAGCGGTATACGTAATGGCTACGATCTGGTTTGGCATAGCAATGGTCAGTTATATGTGCCAACAAATGGTTCGGCAGCTGGTGGCAATACGCCAAATACACCTATTTCCCTACCTGTTGCCTGTCAAAACCGTATTGATAAAGCTACTAATGGGGCATATACTAGTCCATCTGTGCCTGCTCTTAGCAGTCTAGGCACACAGCTAGACTTTTTGTTTCGCGTTGTTAAAAATGGTTATTACGGTCATCCCAATCCGAAGCGTTGTGAGTGGGTGTTGAGTGGAGGAAATCCTACAACTGGTAAAGATCCAGTTCAGATAAATGAATATCCCATTGGTACTTTACCTGACCGGAATTGGAAGGGTATTGCTTTCGATTTCGGAGAGCATATTTCACCTGATGGCATCATTGAATATCGTAGTAATGTTTTAGGTGGTCAGCTGCAAGGCAAACTGCTGGTGACACGCTTCAGTTCAGGAAAAGACATCATTGTGCTAACACCAGGTGGCGCAAACTTGGATATTGTAAATTCCCAAACGGGTATTACTGGCTTTACTGGTTTTAATCCAAGTCCATTGGATTTGATTGAGAATCCCACGAATGGAAATCTCTACGTGGCGCAACTCAGTCAAGAGACGGGCATGGGCAAAATTACACTTCTGCGTCCACTAAAATAA
- a CDS encoding RpoD/SigA family RNA polymerase sigma factor, with amino-acid sequence MYQTKQQSLKENMNIVELGKMEILENAADIEEPSLDSLNAVAEEESPIVVENLESDERDGDDMAAARPSGYNKTEHDDAVGAFFKEMARYPLLKADEEVELARRVRFLEEFREIQAALELKLEHEPSKLEVASELGMTEKQLENRLYQGRVAKRKMIRSNLRLVVSIAKRYLNRGVPFLDLIQEGAMGLNRATEKFDPDKGYKFSTYAYWWIRQAITRAIANDARTIRLPIHIVEKLNKLKKAQRELKQKLCRNPTEGEMAEYLEISVQQLRQLQQLRRQALSLNHRVGKEEDTELMDLLEDEDNLSPEAKMNENMMRQEIWEVLGDVLTPREKDVISLRYGLTSSEPCTLEEVGNMFNLSRERVRQIQSKAMRKLRRPHIAKRLKGWLI; translated from the coding sequence ATGTACCAAACAAAGCAACAATCCCTAAAGGAAAATATGAATATTGTTGAATTGGGAAAAATGGAAATACTGGAGAATGCTGCTGATATTGAAGAACCATCACTCGATAGTTTAAATGCAGTCGCAGAAGAAGAATCTCCAATTGTAGTAGAAAATCTGGAATCAGACGAACGCGATGGAGATGACATGGCGGCGGCTCGTCCTTCGGGATACAACAAAACCGAACATGATGATGCTGTCGGCGCATTTTTTAAAGAAATGGCGCGTTATCCGCTTTTAAAAGCTGATGAAGAAGTAGAGTTAGCGCGGCGAGTCAGGTTTCTAGAGGAATTTAGAGAAATACAAGCGGCTTTAGAGTTAAAACTGGAACATGAACCCAGTAAACTAGAAGTGGCTTCCGAGCTAGGAATGACGGAAAAGCAATTAGAAAATCGCTTGTATCAAGGGAGAGTAGCGAAACGCAAAATGATTCGCTCGAACTTGAGATTGGTAGTTTCTATTGCCAAGCGATATTTAAATCGGGGAGTGCCTTTTCTGGATTTAATTCAGGAAGGAGCAATGGGTTTAAATCGCGCTACAGAAAAGTTTGATCCCGATAAAGGATATAAGTTTTCTACTTACGCCTATTGGTGGATTAGACAAGCAATTACTAGAGCTATAGCTAACGATGCGCGAACAATTCGGCTACCGATTCATATTGTTGAAAAGCTTAACAAGCTAAAAAAAGCCCAACGCGAACTCAAACAAAAACTCTGTCGTAATCCTACCGAAGGTGAAATGGCAGAATATTTAGAGATTAGTGTACAACAACTACGCCAGCTACAACAGCTACGACGACAAGCACTTTCTCTCAACCACCGCGTCGGTAAAGAAGAAGACACGGAATTGATGGATTTGCTAGAAGATGAAGATAACTTGTCTCCAGAAGCAAAAATGAATGAAAACATGATGCGTCAGGAGATTTGGGAAGTCTTGGGTGATGTGTTAACTCCACGAGAGAAAGATGTGATTTCTCTGCGTTATGGTTTGACAAGCAGCGAACCATGTACCTTAGAAGAGGTTGGCAATATGTTCAATCTTTCTCGTGAGCGAGTGCGTCAAATTCAAAGCAAAGCCATGCGGAAATTGCGCCGTCCTCACATAGCCAAACGCTTAAAAGGTTGGTTGATTTAA
- the priA gene encoding primosomal protein N': MYINDINLSPLVVSEPSKSYKSGETVNRWVEVLVDCPGSTGLFTYRLPAQLEIKPGDILSVPFGAQQLGAIAIRLLAQPNIDLPPEKIREVEDTVSVGFFPSAYWELLNRVAAYYYTPLIQVIRVALPPGLLGRSQRRIRLVRGRGAGGSSYLLASADPLAFLTPTARQVWELLQGQPAGDYSFVYLQQKVKSAYRGIRELLRFGLVESYLEPPRLTRPKLQKAVTLTGIIDDELTTRQREILEVLRRHGGELWQNELLQICNASSSILKTLAQKGYIVVEEREVLRTEQGPTLVGDGAKALTTAQASALETIQTLEGFAQVLLHGVTGSGKTEVYLQAIAPLLNQGKSALVLVPEIGLTPQLTDRFRARFGNKVSVYHSALSDGERYDTWRQMLTGEPQVVIGTRSAVFAPLPNLGLIILDEEHDSSFKQDSPIPTYHARTVAQWRAELEHCPLVLGSATPSLETWVSVGTSPPSPLFASREGGQERNFNSSLLNQEAGVRSYYLSLPERINSRPLPPVEIVDMRQELQQGNRSIFSRSLQTALQELQERKQQGILFIHRRGHSTFVSCRSCGYVLECPHCDVSLAYHHTEEKAPELLRCHYCNYARSHPKFCPDCSSPYLKFFGSGTQRVTQELARQFPELRLIRFDSDTTRNKGSHRTLLTQFANGEADLLVGTQMLTKGLDLPQVTLVGVVAADGLLNLSDYRASERAFQTLTQVAGRAGRGEDPGRVIVQTYTTEHQVIAAVRSHDYQSFSQAELEQRQGLNYPPYGRLILLRLSSLDPIQVQNTAQVIATALSTEEEFEILGPAPASILRVANRYRWQILIKFAPDALPQLPDWEEVRSLCPSSVSLTIDVDPINIM, encoded by the coding sequence ATGTATATTAATGACATAAATTTATCGCCTTTAGTGGTGAGTGAACCGAGTAAATCATATAAGTCAGGTGAAACTGTTAATCGATGGGTTGAAGTATTGGTAGACTGTCCAGGAAGTACAGGATTATTTACTTATCGATTGCCAGCCCAGTTAGAAATAAAACCAGGGGATATTTTGAGTGTGCCATTTGGGGCGCAACAATTAGGAGCGATCGCGATTCGGTTACTGGCACAACCAAATATCGATTTACCACCAGAAAAAATCCGGGAAGTAGAAGATACAGTCAGCGTTGGATTTTTCCCAAGTGCTTATTGGGAATTACTCAACCGAGTTGCTGCATATTACTATACGCCGCTGATTCAAGTAATCCGGGTTGCTCTGCCACCAGGGTTACTGGGGCGATCGCAGCGTCGTATCCGCCTGGTTAGAGGAAGGGGGGCAGGGGGAAGTAGTTATTTACTGGCATCTGCCGATCCTTTAGCTTTTTTGACTCCAACTGCGCGGCAAGTTTGGGAACTTTTGCAAGGGCAGCCGGCGGGGGACTACAGTTTTGTTTACCTTCAACAAAAAGTCAAATCTGCTTATCGGGGAATTCGGGAGTTATTGCGATTTGGTTTAGTAGAAAGCTACTTGGAACCACCGCGACTGACTCGACCAAAGTTGCAAAAAGCAGTTACGCTCACAGGTATAATTGACGATGAGTTAACTACTCGCCAACGAGAGATTTTAGAAGTGCTGCGGCGACATGGTGGGGAGTTATGGCAAAATGAATTACTGCAAATTTGCAATGCTAGTTCTTCAATCCTCAAGACGCTGGCACAAAAAGGTTACATCGTTGTTGAAGAACGGGAAGTATTGCGAACTGAACAAGGCCCAACTTTAGTAGGTGATGGCGCTAAAGCTTTAACTACTGCTCAAGCTAGCGCTTTAGAGACAATCCAGACACTAGAAGGATTTGCTCAAGTTTTATTGCATGGGGTGACAGGTTCAGGAAAAACCGAAGTATATTTGCAAGCGATCGCACCTCTCCTCAATCAAGGTAAATCCGCCCTTGTCTTAGTCCCAGAAATTGGACTCACACCCCAGCTAACCGATCGTTTTCGCGCCCGTTTTGGTAATAAAGTCAGCGTTTATCATAGCGCCCTCTCCGACGGTGAACGTTACGACACTTGGCGACAAATGCTCACAGGAGAACCACAAGTTGTCATTGGTACTCGTAGCGCCGTTTTCGCCCCTTTACCCAACTTGGGTTTAATTATTTTAGATGAAGAACACGATAGCAGCTTTAAACAAGACTCCCCCATACCCACCTACCACGCCCGCACCGTTGCCCAGTGGCGAGCCGAATTAGAACATTGCCCCTTGGTGTTGGGTTCCGCTACGCCTTCTTTGGAAACTTGGGTAAGCGTCGGAACCTCACCCCCTAGCCCCCTCTTTGCAAGCAGAGAGGGGGGACAAGAAAGAAATTTTAATTCATCACTTTTAAATCAGGAGGCAGGAGTCAGGAGTTATTACTTAAGTTTGCCTGAACGCATCAACTCCCGCCCTTTACCGCCGGTGGAAATCGTCGATATGCGGCAAGAGTTGCAACAGGGAAATCGTTCTATATTTAGTAGATCGCTGCAAACAGCTTTACAAGAGTTGCAAGAAAGAAAACAACAGGGAATTTTATTTATCCATCGCCGGGGACACAGTACTTTTGTATCTTGCCGCAGTTGTGGATATGTATTGGAATGTCCGCACTGTGATGTGTCGCTGGCGTATCACCACACCGAAGAAAAAGCGCCGGAATTATTGCGGTGTCATTATTGTAACTATGCGCGATCGCACCCCAAATTTTGCCCTGATTGTAGTTCCCCTTACCTGAAATTTTTCGGTAGCGGTACTCAACGAGTCACGCAAGAACTAGCGCGACAGTTTCCAGAGTTGCGCTTGATTCGTTTTGATAGCGATACCACCCGTAACAAAGGCTCACATCGTACCCTACTCACTCAGTTTGCCAACGGCGAAGCAGATTTATTAGTTGGTACGCAAATGCTCACCAAAGGTTTGGATTTACCACAGGTGACACTTGTGGGTGTTGTCGCCGCCGATGGATTGCTAAATTTATCAGATTATCGCGCTAGCGAACGGGCATTTCAAACCTTGACGCAAGTTGCTGGACGTGCCGGTAGAGGTGAAGATCCGGGTAGAGTGATTGTACAGACTTATACTACAGAGCATCAGGTAATTGCAGCAGTGCGATCGCACGATTATCAATCTTTCTCTCAAGCGGAGTTAGAACAACGCCAAGGACTGAATTATCCTCCTTATGGGCGGTTAATTTTGTTGCGTTTAAGTAGTCTTGACCCGATTCAAGTGCAAAATACGGCGCAAGTTATTGCTACAGCCTTGAGTACAGAAGAAGAATTCGAGATATTGGGCCCAGCACCAGCGAGTATTTTACGGGTAGCTAATCGTTATCGCTGGCAGATATTGATTAAATTTGCCCCCGATGCATTACCACAGTTGCCAGATTGGGAAGAAGTGCGATCGCTGTGTCCTTCGTCTGTGAGTTTAACTATTGATGTAGACCCGATTAATATTATGTAA